The following coding sequences are from one Arthrobacter crystallopoietes window:
- a CDS encoding transketolase, translating into MTLTSSIQSPEATAARTERVEAAAYRIRHYALNMGEVQGQGYVGQALGAAEMFAVVYADQLRYRAEDPEWEARDRFLLSTGHYAIGHYAALAEAGIVPVAELDSYGSDDSRLPMSGMSTYTPGMEISGGSLGHGLTIAVGTALGLRYQGSEARVYNFLSDGELDEGSTWEAAMGAHHHQLGNLTAMVDINALQADGKTDTVLRTEPVADKWAACGWFVQRVDGNDMGALLAAFDAAAAQAAPEGRPSVILCDTKVGRGVPLLENREKAHFMRIEEHEWQICREQLTAGYEGETK; encoded by the coding sequence CTATGCCCTGAACATGGGGGAGGTGCAGGGGCAGGGCTACGTCGGCCAGGCGCTGGGCGCCGCGGAGATGTTTGCCGTGGTGTACGCCGACCAGCTGCGCTACCGGGCCGAGGACCCGGAGTGGGAAGCCCGCGACCGGTTCCTGCTCTCCACCGGGCACTACGCCATCGGCCACTACGCCGCGCTCGCCGAGGCAGGCATCGTGCCGGTGGCGGAGTTGGACAGCTACGGCTCGGATGATTCTCGACTGCCGATGTCCGGTATGTCCACCTACACACCCGGGATGGAGATCTCCGGCGGGTCGCTCGGACACGGGCTGACAATCGCCGTTGGGACCGCCCTGGGCCTGCGCTACCAGGGGTCGGAAGCCCGAGTGTACAACTTCCTTTCCGACGGCGAGCTGGACGAAGGCTCCACGTGGGAGGCTGCGATGGGCGCGCACCACCACCAGCTGGGCAACCTGACCGCGATGGTGGACATCAACGCCCTGCAGGCGGACGGCAAGACCGACACCGTGCTGCGGACCGAGCCGGTTGCGGACAAATGGGCCGCCTGCGGCTGGTTTGTCCAACGGGTGGACGGCAACGACATGGGGGCGCTGCTCGCCGCCTTCGACGCTGCGGCAGCGCAGGCAGCGCCCGAGGGCAGGCCCTCGGTCATCCTGTGCGACACCAAGGTCGGCCGCGGCGTGCCGCTGCTGGAGAACCGTGAAAAGGCGCACTTCATGCGCATCGAGGAACACGAATGGCAGATCTGCCGCGAGCAGTTGACCGCCGGGTACGAAGGAGAAACCAAGTGA
- a CDS encoding transketolase family protein: MIASFADPGQKTAPAPFGHALVKAAQENDKIVGLTADLGKYTDMHIFAQAYPERFFQMGMAEQLLFGAAAGMAQTGLIPFASTYSVFAARRAYDFLCLDAAEPNLNVNIVGGLPGLTTGYGPSHQATEDMAIFRGMPNLTIVDPCDSVDIEQAVPQLAASEGPTYLRLLRGNVPTVLDEYGYTFELGKAKVLRDGADVVLVSSGLMTMRALQAAKDLAVHNVDVAVVHTPTIKPFDAETVLTEINTDRLIVTLENHTVIGGLFETVAAEVVKAGLGKRIVPIALPDEFLHAGALPTLHERYGLSLDRIINTVLSELEV, translated from the coding sequence ATGATCGCCTCCTTCGCGGACCCAGGCCAGAAGACCGCCCCCGCACCGTTCGGCCACGCGCTGGTAAAGGCCGCGCAGGAGAACGACAAGATCGTGGGCCTGACTGCGGACTTGGGCAAGTACACGGACATGCACATCTTCGCGCAGGCCTACCCGGAGCGGTTCTTCCAGATGGGCATGGCCGAGCAGCTGCTCTTCGGTGCCGCCGCCGGCATGGCCCAGACCGGCCTTATCCCGTTCGCCTCCACCTACTCGGTCTTCGCCGCCCGGCGCGCCTACGACTTCCTCTGCCTGGACGCTGCCGAACCCAACTTGAACGTCAACATCGTGGGCGGCCTGCCCGGCCTGACCACCGGCTACGGTCCGTCGCACCAGGCCACTGAGGATATGGCGATCTTCCGCGGCATGCCCAACCTGACGATCGTGGATCCGTGCGACTCGGTCGACATCGAGCAGGCCGTGCCGCAGCTGGCCGCCAGCGAAGGACCCACCTATCTGCGCCTGCTGCGTGGCAACGTGCCCACGGTGCTGGACGAGTACGGCTACACCTTCGAACTGGGCAAGGCCAAGGTGCTGCGCGACGGCGCCGACGTCGTCTTAGTTTCCAGCGGGCTGATGACCATGCGCGCGCTGCAGGCCGCCAAAGACCTGGCGGTACACAATGTGGACGTTGCCGTGGTGCACACCCCGACCATTAAACCGTTCGACGCCGAAACCGTCCTGACAGAAATCAATACCGACAGGCTGATCGTCACGCTGGAAAACCACACCGTGATCGGCGGTCTCTTCGAAACCGTCGCCGCCGAGGTGGTTAAGGCGGGACTGGGCAAACGGATTGTCCCCATTGCGCTGCCGGACGAGTTCCTGCACGCCGGCGCACTGCCCACCCTGCATGAGCGCTACGGACTGTCCTTGGACCGCATCATCAACACGGTTCTCAGCGAACTTGAGGTGTGA
- a CDS encoding GntR family transcriptional regulator, giving the protein MAAESMSLLGLEKTSLRQQALAALRRAITTGELAPGTHLVETELSEMLQISRGTLREAMRELQQEGLISAGARGRLSVRHLDAKEIRDIFSVRAALESLAARELCALEDRASVIKELRAAVDEMAAAAEDGLEGRIEADLNFHRTMCRLTGNETLLHSWRSLEGNIRMSIMFAGLERAVQNMDVKRHSDIVDALETGDEAKATETIGAHMEGAASVLVG; this is encoded by the coding sequence ATGGCTGCCGAATCGATGTCGCTGCTCGGGTTGGAAAAAACCAGCCTTCGGCAGCAGGCCCTTGCCGCGCTGCGTCGAGCCATCACCACCGGAGAGCTCGCGCCGGGCACCCACCTGGTGGAGACCGAGCTGTCCGAGATGCTGCAGATCAGCCGGGGCACGCTCCGCGAGGCGATGCGCGAACTGCAGCAGGAAGGCCTGATCTCCGCCGGTGCGCGTGGCAGACTCTCGGTCCGGCATTTGGACGCCAAGGAGATCCGCGACATTTTTTCCGTCCGCGCCGCACTGGAGTCACTGGCCGCCCGTGAACTTTGCGCACTTGAGGACCGTGCCAGCGTTATCAAGGAACTCCGGGCGGCCGTCGATGAAATGGCGGCGGCTGCCGAAGACGGGCTGGAGGGGCGGATTGAAGCGGACCTGAACTTCCACCGGACGATGTGCCGGCTCACGGGCAACGAAACGCTCCTGCACTCCTGGCGCTCACTAGAGGGCAATATCCGCATGTCCATCATGTTCGCGGGGCTGGAACGCGCCGTACAGAACATGGACGTCAAGAGACACAGCGACATCGTCGACGCCCTCGAAACGGGCGACGAGGCCAAGGCAACCGAGACGATCGGCGCGCATATGGAAGGCGCAGCAAGCGTCCTGGTTGGCTAG
- a CDS encoding FAD-binding monooxygenase yields the protein MQFHHHGYVSGDPKVQPAAGVGIDRPEELPDEIDVLIVGSGPAGMLTAAQLAQFPDINTRLVERRGGRLELGQADGIQARSVETFQAFGFAEEITAEAYWLTEMNFWRPDTENPKHIVRGGRALDDEHGVSEFRHLIVNQARVLDYFAEFAHNSPARLKPDFGWAFSTLEVTDEGDYPVKVTLVRSAGPDEGQERVVHAKYVVGCDGARSKVRASIGCTLAGDAANHAWGVMDVLANTDFPDIRTKCAIQSHDGGSILLIPREGGYLFRMYVDLGVVPENDKGAVRKTSIEQIIAKANEILTPYTLDVKNVAWHSVYEVGHRLTDRFDDVRLEDLGTRTPRVFITGDACHTHSAKAGQGMNVSMQDGFNLAWKLGHVLEGRAPESLLSTYSAERQVVAKNLIDFDKEWSTLMAKKPEEFSSPSELEDFYVRTAEFPAGFMTEYAPSILTGENAHQDLATGFPLGKRFKSAKVSRVCDTNPLHLGHLATADGRWRIYVFADQAQAGAASPVADFAEWLKNAPDSPLAATPEGADLDAWFDVKVIYQQKHENVDINAVPDVFKPQVGPFQLTNLEKVFGVAKDEDIFEARGLDRGGVVVVVRPDQYVANILPLTATAELGEFFAPLLRARQLKKA from the coding sequence GTGCAGTTCCACCACCACGGTTACGTTTCAGGTGACCCGAAAGTCCAGCCGGCTGCCGGCGTCGGCATCGATCGCCCCGAGGAACTCCCTGACGAGATCGACGTCCTCATCGTGGGTTCCGGGCCGGCCGGCATGCTCACTGCCGCCCAGCTCGCCCAGTTCCCCGACATAAACACGCGCCTGGTCGAACGCCGCGGCGGACGGCTGGAGCTTGGCCAGGCGGACGGCATCCAGGCCCGCAGCGTCGAGACTTTCCAGGCCTTCGGCTTCGCCGAGGAGATCACCGCCGAGGCTTACTGGCTCACGGAGATGAACTTCTGGCGCCCGGACACCGAGAACCCCAAGCACATCGTCCGCGGCGGCCGCGCCCTCGACGACGAGCACGGCGTCAGCGAATTCCGGCACCTGATCGTCAACCAGGCCCGCGTGCTGGACTACTTCGCCGAGTTTGCCCACAACTCCCCGGCACGCCTGAAGCCCGACTTCGGCTGGGCGTTCAGCACCTTGGAGGTCACCGACGAGGGCGACTACCCCGTTAAGGTCACCCTGGTACGCAGCGCCGGACCGGATGAAGGCCAGGAGCGCGTCGTGCACGCCAAGTACGTTGTCGGCTGCGACGGCGCCCGCAGCAAGGTCCGCGCCTCCATCGGCTGCACCCTCGCCGGTGACGCGGCCAACCACGCCTGGGGCGTCATGGACGTCCTGGCGAACACGGACTTCCCGGACATCCGCACCAAGTGCGCCATCCAGTCGCATGACGGCGGTTCCATCCTGCTGATCCCGCGCGAAGGCGGCTACCTCTTCCGCATGTACGTCGATCTCGGCGTCGTGCCCGAGAATGACAAGGGTGCGGTCCGCAAGACCTCCATCGAGCAGATCATCGCGAAGGCCAACGAGATCCTGACTCCCTACACGCTCGACGTGAAGAACGTCGCCTGGCACAGCGTCTACGAAGTGGGCCACCGCCTCACCGACCGGTTCGACGACGTGCGACTTGAGGACCTCGGCACCCGTACCCCGCGCGTCTTCATCACCGGCGATGCCTGCCACACGCACAGCGCCAAGGCCGGCCAGGGCATGAACGTGTCCATGCAGGACGGCTTCAACCTCGCGTGGAAGCTCGGGCATGTGCTGGAAGGCCGCGCTCCGGAGAGCCTGCTGTCCACCTACTCGGCCGAGCGCCAGGTTGTGGCCAAGAACCTCATCGACTTCGACAAGGAATGGTCGACGTTGATGGCGAAGAAGCCCGAAGAGTTCAGCTCCCCGTCCGAGCTCGAGGACTTCTACGTCCGCACCGCGGAGTTCCCCGCGGGCTTCATGACCGAGTACGCCCCCTCGATCCTGACCGGCGAGAACGCGCACCAGGACCTCGCCACCGGGTTCCCCCTCGGCAAGCGTTTCAAGTCCGCCAAGGTCTCGCGCGTCTGCGACACGAACCCGCTCCACCTCGGCCACCTGGCCACCGCCGACGGCCGCTGGCGCATCTATGTCTTCGCCGACCAGGCGCAGGCCGGCGCAGCCTCGCCCGTCGCCGACTTCGCCGAGTGGCTGAAGAACGCCCCGGACTCGCCGCTGGCAGCCACCCCGGAGGGCGCGGATCTCGACGCCTGGTTCGATGTGAAGGTCATCTACCAGCAGAAGCACGAAAACGTCGACATCAATGCGGTGCCCGATGTATTCAAGCCCCAGGTCGGACCGTTCCAGCTGACCAACCTCGAGAAGGTCTTCGGCGTTGCCAAGGATGAGGACATCTTCGAAGCGCGCGGCCTCGACCGCGGCGGCGTCGTCGTGGTGGTCCGGCCGGACCAGTACGTGGCCAACATCCTGCCGCTGACGGCGACTGCTGAGCTGGGCGAGTTCTTCGCCCCGCTCCTGCGGGCCCGCCAGCTCAAGAAGGCCTAG
- a CDS encoding dihydrofolate reductase family protein, which yields MTATYTFDVFSSLDGFGAAGGNWTGYWGKQGPELLDHRLAVYDAEQRMVFGANTYRAFARMLASSTEESEVRDPWVTRMRSLPATVVSTTLEAPLDWPNATVVSGDAVDVVARLKEESKVPLRSHGSLSMNRALMAAGLVDRVQVTLFPVITGQTGLEPIFQGAADFDLELIESRTLDGNIQELIYRPALHV from the coding sequence ATGACCGCCACCTACACGTTCGATGTCTTTTCCAGCCTCGATGGCTTCGGCGCCGCCGGCGGCAACTGGACCGGTTACTGGGGCAAGCAAGGCCCGGAGCTGCTCGACCACCGCCTCGCCGTGTATGACGCGGAGCAGCGGATGGTCTTCGGCGCCAACACGTACCGGGCGTTCGCGCGGATGCTGGCCTCGAGCACCGAGGAGTCCGAGGTGCGTGATCCATGGGTCACACGGATGAGGAGCCTGCCGGCAACCGTGGTGTCGACAACGCTGGAGGCTCCCCTCGACTGGCCGAACGCCACCGTGGTGAGCGGTGACGCCGTCGACGTCGTCGCCCGGCTCAAGGAAGAGTCCAAGGTGCCGTTGCGCTCCCACGGCAGCTTGTCGATGAACCGGGCGCTAATGGCCGCAGGCTTGGTCGACCGTGTCCAGGTGACGCTCTTCCCGGTGATCACCGGTCAGACCGGACTGGAGCCGATCTTCCAGGGTGCGGCCGACTTCGACCTCGAACTGATCGAGAGCCGGACGCTCGACGGCAACATCCAAGAGCTCATCTACCGGCCCGCCCTGCATGTTTGA
- a CDS encoding IclR family transcriptional regulator codes for MARSSGGKSALSRAVRVLEAFDPSRNELTLTQIAARADLPMATAHGIVAELVELGLLERRGRELILGVRLWEVAVRAPGVFGLRETAFPYLEQVRDRLQQHAQLGILQGGEVLYVERLSAPESAINFTAVGGRIPWYATSSGLVLAASASPEELNRLLALPRPRFALEPQDSNADFKNRLAKVRQEGHAVTRGYIHQDSTAVAVPVLGPYGQAVASLAVVVPSGGFAVEPVLSVLAPAARAVSVKLREAFAG; via the coding sequence ATGGCCAGATCTTCGGGCGGGAAGTCCGCGCTCTCCCGCGCGGTCCGAGTGTTGGAAGCGTTCGATCCGTCCCGCAACGAACTTACGCTGACGCAGATTGCAGCGCGTGCCGACCTGCCGATGGCTACCGCACACGGGATCGTTGCCGAACTCGTGGAGCTGGGCCTGCTTGAGCGCCGTGGCCGCGAACTCATCCTGGGTGTCAGGCTGTGGGAGGTCGCCGTCCGTGCACCCGGCGTCTTCGGGTTGCGCGAAACAGCGTTTCCCTATTTGGAGCAGGTCCGGGACCGCCTGCAGCAGCATGCCCAACTGGGCATCCTCCAGGGCGGCGAAGTGCTCTACGTCGAACGCCTGTCGGCGCCCGAATCGGCCATCAACTTCACCGCGGTTGGCGGCCGCATCCCTTGGTACGCCACCTCCAGCGGGCTGGTGCTCGCGGCCAGCGCCAGCCCCGAGGAACTCAACCGATTGCTGGCCCTCCCCCGGCCGCGCTTCGCCCTTGAACCGCAGGACAGCAACGCAGACTTCAAGAACCGGCTGGCCAAAGTCAGGCAGGAAGGCCACGCGGTCACCCGCGGCTACATCCACCAGGATTCGACGGCGGTCGCCGTGCCTGTACTGGGCCCGTATGGCCAAGCGGTAGCATCCCTCGCCGTCGTCGTTCCCTCCGGAGGTTTCGCCGTGGAGCCTGTCCTGTCGGTGCTGGCTCCGGCCGCGCGTGCCGTGAGCGTGAAGCTGAGGGAGGCATTCGCTGGCTAA
- a CDS encoding cytochrome P450: MTITPATTSLDLPSVDWLDPAELARDPYPSYERLRQEAPVAWSPAVKKVLISTFEGCSFGEQHPEIFSSSIAGGTLVRAIGGRPLIRKDDPEHAAERAPMNRALRPKQIMEVWTERFEANARQYLERMISSGNGAADLNTDYAVPVAAKNLCDMVGMPQVDPLDLARWSTDFIAGTGNVLDRQDIWDRCERSRQECDAALDETIARLRRQPDPSITSMLLEGGMDEEQVRNNVKLTISGGMNEPQHMITNMVWLLESAPEQKAEVLAQPELWKQVFTEAVRYFSPIGMITRQTTSDVELQGVTIPGGTQIGMILASANRDAGRFQNPDDFDINRAGGTNLAFGSGVHQCAGKWAAQKAIGEIAVPMLYRELPGLRRDQERAETWGGWVFRGMTSLPVIW; the protein is encoded by the coding sequence ATGACCATCACCCCTGCGACGACGTCGCTGGACCTGCCCAGTGTTGATTGGCTGGATCCGGCCGAGCTGGCCCGCGATCCGTACCCCAGTTATGAGCGCTTGCGGCAGGAGGCGCCGGTCGCATGGTCGCCCGCGGTCAAGAAGGTCCTCATCTCAACGTTCGAGGGATGCTCTTTCGGTGAGCAGCATCCCGAGATCTTCTCCTCCAGCATCGCCGGCGGAACACTGGTCCGGGCCATAGGCGGTCGGCCGCTGATCCGCAAGGACGATCCGGAGCACGCGGCGGAGCGGGCGCCGATGAACCGGGCGTTGCGGCCCAAGCAGATCATGGAGGTCTGGACGGAGCGGTTTGAAGCCAACGCCCGGCAGTACCTCGAGCGCATGATCTCTTCCGGCAATGGGGCCGCGGATCTGAACACCGACTACGCCGTCCCCGTGGCCGCGAAGAACCTGTGCGACATGGTGGGCATGCCCCAGGTGGACCCGCTGGATCTGGCCCGTTGGTCCACCGACTTCATTGCCGGAACCGGAAACGTGCTGGACCGGCAGGACATCTGGGACAGGTGCGAACGTTCCCGCCAGGAATGCGATGCCGCGCTGGACGAAACCATTGCCCGCCTGCGCCGTCAGCCGGATCCCTCGATCACCTCCATGCTGCTCGAAGGCGGGATGGACGAGGAACAGGTCCGCAACAACGTCAAGCTCACCATCTCCGGCGGCATGAACGAACCGCAGCACATGATCACCAACATGGTGTGGCTGCTCGAAAGCGCCCCGGAGCAGAAGGCGGAGGTGCTGGCACAGCCCGAGCTGTGGAAGCAGGTCTTCACCGAGGCGGTGCGCTACTTCTCGCCGATCGGGATGATCACCCGCCAGACAACGTCCGACGTCGAACTCCAGGGTGTCACTATCCCGGGCGGTACACAGATCGGCATGATTCTGGCATCCGCCAACCGGGACGCCGGCCGGTTCCAGAACCCCGATGACTTCGACATCAACCGGGCCGGCGGAACCAACCTGGCCTTCGGCAGCGGAGTGCATCAGTGCGCCGGAAAATGGGCCGCACAGAAAGCCATCGGCGAGATCGCGGTGCCGATGCTGTACCGGGAGCTGCCGGGACTCCGCCGGGACCAGGAGCGCGCAGAGACCTGGGGCGGCTGGGTCTTCCGCGGCATGACCAGTCTCCCTGTCATTTGGTAA
- a CDS encoding MFS transporter, producing the protein MMSSPTIRDRRRVIFSSYLGTTIEFYDFLLYATASAVVFGPVFFSGLEPWAGVVAAYGTFAAGYVARPLGGIVFGHFGDRVGRKKLLVLSMLIMGLASTAIGLVPSPDLIGAWAAVLLVLLRVIQGIAIGGEWGGAALMALEHADPKTRGFAASFTNAGAPTGSVLGLLVMSAFSALPQEAFLSWGWRVPFLLSFVLLLVGLYVRSRVSESPVFEQAMAKLDEKAALAKDTRRTVPLLQVLRRPGLLVTVILAATSAFALQTLLSTFAISYTVATGVPRSQVMLAFAGAGIISIATTLLMGKLSDRLGRKPLMIAGNILFILVLPAVFGLLSSGNLGLIFLAFTLGIVTQTVLYGPMAAFIAERFGTSSRYTGASMGYQIATLLGAGFTPIVLANLYVGGESTLPVIIYLSVIALVSLVTVAFMPESNRRSLSEDEATSPDHSGTVEPAQR; encoded by the coding sequence ATGATGTCTTCACCAACCATCCGCGACCGTCGTCGTGTCATCTTTTCCAGCTATCTGGGCACCACGATCGAGTTCTACGACTTCCTGCTCTACGCGACCGCTTCCGCCGTTGTCTTCGGGCCGGTCTTCTTCTCCGGGCTTGAACCGTGGGCCGGCGTCGTTGCCGCCTATGGAACCTTCGCGGCCGGCTACGTCGCCCGTCCGCTGGGCGGAATTGTGTTCGGGCACTTCGGCGACCGCGTGGGCCGCAAGAAGCTGCTGGTCCTCTCCATGCTCATCATGGGACTGGCCTCCACCGCCATCGGCCTGGTGCCGAGCCCGGACCTGATCGGCGCCTGGGCCGCTGTGCTGCTGGTGCTGCTGCGCGTGATCCAGGGAATCGCGATCGGCGGCGAGTGGGGCGGCGCCGCGTTGATGGCGTTGGAGCATGCTGATCCGAAGACCCGCGGCTTTGCGGCGTCGTTCACCAACGCCGGGGCGCCGACCGGCTCCGTCCTTGGACTGCTGGTTATGAGCGCCTTCTCGGCCCTGCCGCAGGAAGCATTCCTGTCCTGGGGCTGGCGGGTGCCGTTCCTGCTCTCCTTCGTGCTGCTGCTCGTTGGCCTGTATGTCCGCTCCCGGGTTTCGGAGAGCCCGGTCTTCGAGCAGGCCATGGCCAAGCTGGACGAGAAAGCCGCCCTCGCCAAGGACACCCGGCGGACCGTCCCGTTGCTGCAGGTGCTGCGCCGCCCAGGCCTGCTCGTGACGGTCATTCTCGCCGCCACCTCCGCGTTCGCGCTGCAGACCCTGCTCTCCACCTTCGCCATTTCCTACACTGTGGCCACCGGCGTGCCGCGCTCCCAGGTCATGCTGGCCTTCGCCGGCGCCGGAATCATCAGCATCGCCACCACCTTGCTGATGGGCAAGCTCTCGGACCGGCTGGGACGCAAACCGCTGATGATCGCGGGCAACATCCTCTTCATCCTCGTCCTGCCCGCCGTCTTCGGACTGCTGTCCAGTGGGAACCTCGGACTGATCTTCCTCGCCTTCACCCTGGGCATCGTGACGCAGACCGTCCTCTACGGACCGATGGCGGCCTTCATCGCAGAGCGGTTCGGCACCTCGTCCCGCTACACCGGCGCTTCCATGGGCTACCAGATCGCCACGCTCCTGGGCGCAGGCTTCACCCCGATCGTGCTGGCCAACCTGTACGTCGGCGGGGAGTCCACCCTCCCGGTCATCATCTACCTGTCCGTCATCGCCCTGGTCAGCCTGGTTACCGTGGCCTTCATGCCCGAGTCGAACCGCCGGAGCCTGTCCGAGGACGAGGCAACCAGCCCGGATCATTCCGGCACCGTAGAGCCCGCGCAGCGCTGA
- a CDS encoding 2Fe-2S iron-sulfur cluster-binding protein produces MAKVTFNHGDGSVDVLDVDPGTSLMRAAVTNGVAGIVGECGGQAMCATCHVYVRPEYLDGLPEVSADEDEMLECTAEPRDDSRSRLGCQIQVGPELEEIAVDVPDNQT; encoded by the coding sequence ATGGCAAAAGTTACCTTCAACCACGGTGACGGTTCGGTTGATGTGCTCGACGTCGACCCGGGCACTTCGCTGATGCGCGCGGCCGTGACCAACGGCGTCGCCGGCATCGTCGGTGAATGCGGCGGCCAGGCGATGTGCGCCACCTGCCACGTCTACGTCCGCCCCGAGTATCTGGACGGCTTGCCTGAGGTAAGCGCCGACGAGGACGAGATGCTGGAGTGCACCGCCGAACCGCGTGACGACTCCCGGTCCCGGCTGGGCTGCCAGATCCAGGTAGGGCCGGAGCTGGAAGAAATTGCCGTCGACGTGCCGGACAACCAGACCTGA
- a CDS encoding DUF429 domain-containing protein — protein sequence MKTLGIDLAADPKKTAAAVLDWTPDAARLTHLSLGVTDEDIVALFAGADATGIDCPVGWPQALRPFLSGHLNRDADAVLQHDGIAGRRLLAYRDCDRFVTSITGLIPLSVSADRLAHPAMRCAVIQAKIAKEHGYQPLDGSGRLMEVYPAASLKLWHIEARKYKGKGTPESEVRHLILNQLEDMAPWLKLGPHRDALVASDDLLDSLIASLTTRATRIGATLQPGDEHLEAARQEGWIHLPSGPLADLLAG from the coding sequence ATGAAGACCCTCGGCATCGATCTTGCCGCAGACCCGAAGAAAACCGCGGCTGCCGTCCTCGACTGGACGCCGGATGCCGCACGGCTGACCCATTTGTCCCTCGGCGTTACCGACGAGGATATCGTCGCCCTCTTCGCGGGCGCGGATGCCACCGGGATTGATTGCCCGGTCGGCTGGCCGCAAGCGTTGCGGCCTTTTCTCAGCGGCCACCTGAACCGCGACGCGGATGCCGTACTCCAGCACGACGGCATCGCTGGCCGCCGCCTGCTGGCCTATCGGGACTGCGACAGGTTCGTCACGAGCATCACCGGCCTGATTCCGTTGAGCGTTTCGGCGGACCGCCTGGCCCATCCCGCTATGCGCTGCGCGGTCATCCAGGCCAAGATCGCCAAGGAACACGGCTACCAACCTCTTGATGGATCCGGCCGGCTCATGGAGGTTTATCCGGCGGCTTCGCTCAAGCTGTGGCACATCGAAGCGCGGAAGTACAAGGGCAAGGGAACGCCCGAATCAGAAGTCCGTCACCTCATTCTGAACCAGCTGGAAGACATGGCACCGTGGCTCAAACTCGGACCGCATCGGGATGCCTTGGTTGCGTCCGATGACCTGCTGGATTCCCTCATCGCATCGCTGACAACCCGCGCCACCCGCATTGGAGCAACGCTTCAACCGGGCGACGAACACCTCGAAGCTGCCCGCCAGGAAGGATGGATCCATCTGCCCAGCGGCCCGCTCGCGGACCTGCTGGCCGGCTGA
- a CDS encoding DNA alkylation repair protein: MSDAAEFVDAALQRESSWERAEAWEAQLGNGLSYYGASVGAVRGTIRDAGRRYPKLSHDEITALSSELWAVPVFERRLAAVVLLQSNLRLLDNSDLTRLEGFVRSARLRALVDPLAVDVVGPMVERLDAPLRVRADAVLDRWAEDDDVWLRRAVVLSPLRALRKGGGDWDRFVRRAKILLEQSEGAGAEGDVVREAVALVLAEVAKTRPELQLPP, encoded by the coding sequence GTGAGTGACGCCGCTGAGTTCGTGGACGCCGCGCTCCAGCGTGAATCGTCGTGGGAACGGGCCGAGGCTTGGGAAGCGCAGCTGGGCAACGGCCTGAGTTACTACGGGGCGTCGGTCGGGGCGGTGCGCGGAACGATCCGCGACGCCGGCCGGCGGTACCCGAAGCTGTCGCACGACGAGATCACCGCGCTGAGCTCCGAGCTGTGGGCGGTGCCGGTGTTTGAGCGCCGCCTTGCCGCCGTCGTTCTGCTGCAATCCAACCTCCGCCTGCTGGACAATTCCGACCTGACGCGGTTGGAGGGCTTTGTGCGCTCGGCGCGATTGCGTGCCCTGGTCGATCCGCTGGCCGTGGACGTCGTCGGGCCCATGGTCGAGAGGCTGGACGCCCCGCTACGTGTCCGCGCGGACGCGGTGTTGGACCGCTGGGCGGAGGACGACGACGTGTGGTTGCGTCGCGCCGTCGTGCTCTCGCCGCTGCGGGCGCTCCGGAAAGGAGGAGGTGACTGGGACAGGTTCGTCCGGCGCGCGAAGATCCTGCTGGAACAGTCCGAGGGTGCCGGGGCGGAGGGCGACGTCGTCCGCGAAGCTGTCGCCCTGGTGCTGGCCGAGGTGGCGAAAACCCGGCCGGAGCTGCAGCTGCCGCCGTAG